The following proteins are co-located in the Candidatus Polarisedimenticolia bacterium genome:
- a CDS encoding aldehyde dehydrogenase family protein: MADTKAAGPRVTYATLAAGQTPEFNKAYDEAVERVKATLGKTHGHFIGAKEIPSKETFADTSPSDTRVVLGHFASGTRADAQTAIVAARKAYESVWRDLPWRERVELIRKAAAVIEKRRFDIAALMGMEVGKNRLEAMGDAQETVDLMTYYCDQVERHQGFELPMERLSEKEDNRDVLRPYGVWVIISPFNFPMALSGGPSAGALLGGNTVVFKPASDTPLTGLALAECYREAGLPTGVFNFVTGPGGSVGEELVTNRDVDGILFTGSREVGFETYRKFARAYPKPCIAEMGGKNPAIVCASADLDAASDGVLKSAFGLQGQKCSACSRIYVHKSVAKAFTEMLVEKTKTIAIGDPVKKENWLGPVINGAARDKYLKFVEMGRQDGRILAGGETLRGEPYDHGFFVRPTIIGGLPKDHRLVHDEMFLPITCLWEFGTLDEALELSNRSDYGLTAGLFSTDDKEIRKFLDRIEAGVVYVNRRAGATTGAWPGINPFGGWKGSGSSGKSSGGPYYVAQFMREQSRTLIRG, translated from the coding sequence ATGGCTGACACGAAAGCGGCCGGCCCCAGGGTGACCTACGCCACCCTCGCGGCGGGCCAGACCCCCGAGTTCAACAAGGCGTACGACGAGGCGGTCGAGCGGGTCAAGGCGACCCTGGGGAAGACCCACGGCCACTTCATCGGAGCCAAGGAGATCCCCTCCAAGGAGACGTTCGCCGACACGAGCCCGAGCGACACCCGCGTGGTCCTGGGGCACTTCGCGTCCGGCACCCGCGCCGACGCGCAGACGGCGATCGTCGCGGCGCGCAAGGCCTACGAGAGCGTCTGGAGGGACCTGCCGTGGCGCGAGCGGGTCGAGCTCATCCGCAAGGCGGCGGCCGTCATCGAGAAACGACGCTTCGACATCGCCGCCCTGATGGGCATGGAGGTCGGCAAGAACCGCCTGGAGGCGATGGGGGACGCGCAGGAGACCGTCGACCTGATGACCTACTACTGCGACCAGGTCGAGCGGCACCAGGGGTTCGAGCTTCCCATGGAGCGGTTGTCGGAGAAGGAGGACAACCGGGACGTCCTGCGGCCGTACGGCGTCTGGGTCATCATCTCGCCGTTCAATTTCCCCATGGCCCTCTCGGGCGGGCCGAGCGCGGGCGCCCTTCTGGGAGGCAACACGGTGGTCTTCAAGCCGGCGAGCGATACGCCCCTGACCGGGCTGGCGCTGGCCGAGTGCTACCGCGAGGCGGGCCTGCCGACGGGGGTGTTCAACTTCGTCACCGGACCCGGAGGAAGCGTGGGGGAGGAGCTGGTCACCAACCGCGACGTGGACGGCATCCTGTTCACCGGCTCGCGCGAGGTCGGCTTCGAGACCTACCGCAAGTTCGCGCGCGCCTACCCCAAGCCGTGCATCGCCGAGATGGGCGGCAAGAACCCGGCGATCGTCTGCGCCTCGGCCGACCTCGACGCGGCAAGCGACGGCGTCCTGAAATCCGCCTTCGGCCTGCAGGGGCAGAAATGCAGCGCCTGCTCGCGCATCTACGTGCACAAGTCGGTGGCCAAGGCGTTCACCGAGATGCTGGTGGAGAAGACGAAGACGATCGCCATCGGGGATCCGGTGAAGAAGGAGAACTGGCTCGGGCCGGTGATCAACGGGGCGGCCCGCGACAAGTACCTGAAGTTCGTCGAGATGGGCCGGCAGGACGGCCGGATCCTGGCCGGCGGCGAGACGCTCCGGGGCGAGCCGTACGACCACGGCTTCTTCGTCCGGCCGACGATCATCGGCGGCCTGCCCAAGGACCACCGGCTCGTGCACGATGAGATGTTCCTGCCGATCACCTGCCTGTGGGAGTTCGGCACGCTCGACGAGGCGCTCGAACTGTCGAACCGGAGCGACTACGGTCTCACCGCCGGACTGTTCTCGACCGACGACAAGGAGATCAGGAAGTTCCTGGATCGCATCGAGGCGGGCGTGGTCTACGTCAACCGCCGCGCCGGGGCCACGACCGGCGCGTGGCCCGGCATCAACCCGTTCGGGGGCTGGAAGGGGAGCGGCTCGTCGGGCAAGTCCTCGGGCGGACCGTACTACGTCGCCCAGTTCATGCGCGAGCAGAGCCGGACGCTGATCCGCGGGTAA